A portion of the Sulfuricurvum kujiense DSM 16994 genome contains these proteins:
- the lsrK gene encoding autoinducer-2 kinase, with amino-acid sequence MNRYFLVLDAGTGSIRAIIFDTMGNQISIAQYEWDHIAEEGVAGSMGFDFIRGWELAKRCIKESVAKAQISPSEIVALSASSMREGIVVYDGNKNELWGVANVDGRAGEEVSYLKKTFPSLEKESYASSGQTFALSAAPRLLWLKKNRPSLYEKAHSFTMISDWLLFKLSGELASEPSNAGTAGAFSLKDRQWDKSEFEKCGLKDMFVPIKESGEVLGNVSTQASDETGLSTKTLVVMGGGDVQIGTAGLGASKLGDAVVLGGSFWQQVVNIPSDATLSDAMLLRVNPHVVRGMSQAEGITFFTGLVMRWFKNTLGCGKSYSELEAMASSVPLGSYGITPVFSDRMNYGEWIHASPSFIGLGLDESKYNVASMFRALEENACIVSSINLENIKAFSGVSPTSITFASGASNGALWSQILADVTGLEVKIPVVKEATALGVAMACGIGAGVYNGFDEAGKNIVKMERSYEPNRSNHAQYGEIKEKWLKVYAKQMELVREGIVEPMWKAPGI; translated from the coding sequence TTGAACCGTTATTTTCTCGTACTGGATGCGGGAACGGGGAGTATCCGTGCCATCATTTTTGACACTATGGGAAACCAAATTTCCATCGCACAATACGAATGGGATCATATCGCCGAAGAGGGTGTTGCGGGATCAATGGGATTTGATTTTATACGCGGCTGGGAACTCGCAAAGAGGTGTATTAAAGAATCGGTCGCAAAAGCGCAAATCAGCCCTTCAGAGATAGTCGCCCTCTCCGCTTCCAGTATGCGGGAGGGAATTGTTGTTTATGATGGCAATAAAAATGAGCTTTGGGGCGTAGCGAATGTCGATGGCCGTGCCGGTGAAGAAGTATCTTACCTGAAAAAAACATTCCCCTCTTTGGAAAAAGAGAGTTATGCCAGTAGTGGGCAAACATTTGCCCTTTCAGCCGCACCGAGGTTGTTGTGGCTGAAGAAAAATCGGCCGTCTCTTTACGAAAAAGCCCATTCCTTTACGATGATCAGTGATTGGTTATTGTTCAAATTGAGCGGGGAATTGGCGTCTGAACCTTCCAATGCAGGTACGGCAGGGGCATTTAGTCTGAAAGATCGACAGTGGGACAAAAGCGAGTTTGAAAAATGCGGGCTCAAGGATATGTTCGTCCCAATCAAAGAGAGCGGAGAAGTTTTAGGGAACGTGAGTACGCAGGCTTCGGATGAGACGGGACTGAGCACAAAAACCCTCGTGGTGATGGGGGGAGGCGACGTTCAGATCGGTACGGCGGGATTGGGTGCTTCAAAGCTCGGCGATGCAGTCGTCCTGGGAGGGAGCTTTTGGCAGCAGGTGGTCAATATCCCATCCGATGCGACACTCTCCGATGCAATGTTGTTGCGGGTCAATCCCCACGTGGTACGCGGGATGTCTCAGGCAGAGGGGATCACCTTTTTTACGGGACTGGTGATGCGCTGGTTTAAAAACACTCTCGGATGCGGAAAAAGCTACAGTGAGCTTGAAGCAATGGCTTCATCCGTACCGCTCGGGTCGTACGGAATTACCCCTGTGTTTAGCGACCGGATGAACTACGGAGAGTGGATACACGCATCCCCATCCTTTATCGGCCTTGGTTTGGATGAGAGCAAATACAACGTTGCCTCCATGTTTCGTGCGTTGGAAGAGAATGCGTGTATTGTCAGCTCGATTAATCTGGAGAACATCAAAGCCTTCAGCGGCGTCTCTCCGACGTCGATTACATTTGCCAGCGGTGCCTCCAACGGAGCGTTGTGGTCTCAGATACTGGCCGATGTTACGGGATTGGAAGTAAAAATACCGGTGGTCAAAGAGGCGACCGCACTGGGTGTGGCTATGGCATGTGGTATCGGTGCCGGAGTGTATAACGGTTTTGACGAAGCGGGAAAAAATATTGTCAAAATGGAACGCTCGTATGAGCCGAATAGGTCGAATCACGCACAATATGGTGAGATCAAAGAGAAATGGTTAAAAGTGTACGCTAAACAAATGGAGTTAGTCCGCGAGGGGATAGTGGAGCCGATGTGGAAGGCTCCGGGAATTTAG
- the luxS gene encoding S-ribosylhomocysteine lyase — MPLLDSFCVDHTIMPAPAVRKAKGMKTPKGDDITVFDLRFVKPNEKTLSPEGIHTLEHLFAGFMRDHLNSDSTEIIDISPMGCRTGFYMSVIGTPSEEVVADAWEASMKDILEVKSQNDIPELNIYQCGTYKMHSLEDAKAIATEVLRKDIDIMDNEALALDLTKVEK; from the coding sequence ATGCCGTTACTTGACAGTTTTTGCGTTGACCACACTATTATGCCGGCTCCGGCTGTTCGCAAAGCGAAGGGGATGAAAACCCCAAAGGGAGATGATATTACCGTTTTCGATTTACGCTTTGTCAAACCGAATGAAAAAACGCTCTCTCCAGAGGGGATCCATACGCTGGAGCATCTGTTCGCAGGGTTTATGCGCGATCATCTCAACTCAGATTCTACCGAAATTATCGATATCTCTCCGATGGGATGCCGTACGGGATTTTACATGAGTGTTATTGGAACGCCGAGTGAAGAGGTCGTTGCCGATGCATGGGAAGCGTCGATGAAAGACATTCTCGAAGTGAAGTCTCAAAACGATATCCCTGAGCTCAACATCTACCAATGCGGTACCTATAAAATGCACTCACTCGAAGATGCAAAAGCGATTGCGACCGAAGTGCTCCGCAAAGATATCGATATCATGGATAATGAAGCGTTAGCGCTTGATTTGACGAAGGTAGAGAAATAA
- a CDS encoding pyruvate flavodoxin oxidoreductase subunit gamma, which translates to MLEIRWHSRAGQGAVTGAKGLADVVSTTGKHVQAFAFYGSAKRGAAMTAYNRVDDKVILNHEKYMKPDYVLVIDPALVYVADITANEKPDTVYIITTHMSTEELIASQPKLAGKKVYTVDCIKISQETIGKAIPNTPMLGALMKISGMYDMEFFKENMIRVLKKLPQKIIDANMIAIQRAYDEVK; encoded by the coding sequence ATGCTAGAGATTCGATGGCATAGTCGAGCTGGACAAGGTGCCGTAACAGGCGCAAAAGGTCTAGCCGATGTTGTATCCACCACCGGTAAGCATGTACAGGCATTTGCGTTTTACGGTTCAGCTAAACGTGGAGCTGCAATGACGGCGTATAACCGCGTTGATGACAAAGTCATCTTAAACCACGAAAAATATATGAAACCGGATTACGTCTTGGTAATTGACCCTGCCCTTGTTTACGTTGCAGATATTACTGCGAACGAAAAACCGGATACGGTTTATATTATTACGACCCATATGAGTACGGAGGAACTTATCGCTTCACAGCCGAAATTGGCAGGGAAAAAAGTTTACACGGTAGACTGTATCAAAATTTCTCAGGAAACGATCGGAAAAGCGATCCCGAATACTCCGATGTTGGGCGCATTGATGAAAATATCCGGAATGTATGACATGGAGTTTTTTAAAGAAAATATGATTCGTGTACTTAAAAAATTACCTCAAAAAATTATTGATGCCAACATGATCGCGATCCAACGCGCTTATGATGAAGTAAAGTAA
- a CDS encoding tetratricopeptide repeat protein, producing MLQNAFDAFNAGRYEEAIELFETLALQNNPIALSSLGYMHQKGLGIESSLERSFHLYTQAAELNEPAALYNLALMYADGVVVPHDQFKSYELLLRAAVLEFPQAQFEVALALERGLGCVQNFSEAAFWYEEAAKRGNANAFNNLGVLFKEGHGVVQDHAKAFICFSRAANANLAEAQYNLGLMYDQGLGCEADHDTALEWCRKAAYNGHEKAKSIIRSLQEEGKIVF from the coding sequence ATGTTGCAAAATGCATTTGATGCTTTTAATGCCGGACGCTATGAAGAAGCGATAGAGCTTTTTGAGACGCTCGCCCTTCAAAACAACCCGATCGCCCTCTCCTCTTTGGGATATATGCACCAAAAAGGGCTGGGGATTGAGAGTTCATTGGAGCGCTCTTTTCATCTCTATACCCAAGCCGCCGAGTTGAATGAACCGGCCGCACTTTATAATCTCGCGCTGATGTACGCCGACGGTGTTGTCGTACCGCACGATCAATTCAAATCCTACGAGCTTCTTCTACGTGCTGCCGTACTCGAATTTCCCCAAGCACAGTTCGAGGTGGCTCTGGCATTGGAACGGGGTCTGGGATGTGTCCAAAATTTCTCCGAAGCGGCATTCTGGTACGAAGAAGCGGCCAAACGGGGAAATGCCAACGCATTCAACAATCTCGGCGTCCTTTTTAAAGAGGGGCACGGTGTTGTGCAAGACCACGCCAAAGCGTTTATCTGTTTTTCCCGCGCCGCCAATGCCAACCTCGCCGAGGCTCAATACAATCTGGGATTGATGTACGATCAGGGGCTCGGATGCGAAGCCGACCATGACACCGCGCTGGAGTGGTGCCGAAAAGCGGCGTACAACGGCCACGAAAAAGCGAAAAGCATTATCCGTTCTTTGCAAGAAGAGGGTAAAATAGTCTTTTGA
- a CDS encoding HAD family hydrolase, translated as MKPIILFDLDGTLIDSTEAILESFHHSLHTHGNRTDVSDTMVTSQIGHPLEVMFSAVGIDPSMIDAHVSTYKLFYREIARQKTVLLPDASTAIREASAFARLGIVTTKTGLYSRELMEHFELMEYFEVLIGREHVENPKPHPEPIWTALEQMSGKRETAWMIGDTRLDIEAAKRAGIESVAVSCGYDNEKQLLTLTNIIKPNALEAVRYIAKRG; from the coding sequence GTGAAACCGATAATTTTATTTGATCTGGATGGAACGCTGATCGATTCGACTGAAGCGATTTTAGAGAGTTTTCACCACTCTTTGCATACGCACGGAAATAGAACCGATGTCAGCGATACGATGGTTACGTCACAGATCGGACACCCGTTGGAAGTGATGTTTTCGGCGGTCGGGATTGATCCTTCGATGATCGATGCCCATGTCTCGACCTATAAGCTTTTTTATCGCGAAATAGCGCGGCAAAAGACCGTTTTGCTTCCTGATGCGTCGACTGCGATTCGTGAAGCTTCGGCATTTGCCAGATTAGGGATCGTGACAACCAAAACGGGGCTTTATTCGCGGGAGCTGATGGAACATTTTGAGCTGATGGAGTATTTCGAGGTGCTGATCGGACGCGAACATGTTGAAAATCCGAAGCCGCACCCCGAACCGATATGGACGGCTTTAGAGCAAATGAGCGGAAAAAGAGAGACGGCCTGGATGATCGGGGATACCCGTCTTGACATCGAAGCGGCAAAAAGAGCGGGGATCGAATCGGTAGCGGTGAGCTGCGGATACGATAATGAAAAACAATTACTAACATTAACAAATATTATAAAGCCCAATGCCCTTGAAGCGGTGCGTTACATCGCTAAACGGGGATGA
- a CDS encoding tRNA (5-methylaminomethyl-2-thiouridine)(34)-methyltransferase MnmD, translated as MKEWVQSEDGSYTAYSSEYDEHYHSTKDGALNESLKKHIEPAFALHCKKDHLKMIDICFGLGFNTLLSLYWRDTYYPDITLEIYSPELDGALVASLVNFPYPDIFEPYRNAITDIATLGGYEDERTQITVDIMDARVAMRELEGEWDICYQDAFSPSVNPTLWTREYFADIARLMGEDGIVTTYSTALATRLALYENGLNVYLNTGEGYRNATIASKRELVAYEKVDMAHKIACNPDAKSLSDESLDI; from the coding sequence ATGAAAGAGTGGGTACAAAGCGAAGACGGCAGTTATACGGCATATTCTAGCGAGTATGACGAACATTACCACTCAACCAAAGACGGCGCCCTCAACGAATCGCTGAAAAAACATATCGAACCCGCTTTTGCACTCCATTGTAAAAAAGATCATTTGAAGATGATCGATATCTGTTTCGGTTTGGGGTTCAATACCCTCCTGAGCCTCTATTGGCGCGATACCTATTACCCCGATATAACCTTAGAGATATACTCCCCCGAACTCGACGGTGCACTCGTCGCCTCTCTCGTCAATTTTCCCTATCCCGACATCTTTGAGCCGTACCGAAACGCTATCACCGATATAGCGACACTGGGCGGATATGAGGATGAGCGGACGCAGATCACGGTCGATATCATGGATGCACGCGTCGCGATGCGGGAACTGGAGGGGGAGTGGGACATCTGCTATCAGGATGCGTTCAGCCCCTCGGTCAACCCTACCCTCTGGACACGGGAATATTTTGCCGATATCGCGCGGCTGATGGGAGAGGATGGAATAGTGACGACCTATTCGACGGCGCTCGCTACGCGGCTGGCTCTGTATGAAAACGGATTGAACGTCTATCTGAATACGGGCGAGGGGTATCGCAATGCGACGATCGCTTCAAAACGGGAATTGGTAGCGTACGAGAAGGTCGATATGGCGCATAAGATCGCTTGCAATCCCGATGCCAAAAGCCTCAGCGACGAAAGTCTGGATATTTGA
- a CDS encoding class II aldolase/adducin family protein has product MTSLFDSCTAARFQNDPLAMRVYTSQLLGQSKELVLHGGGNTSVKIDNILYVKGSGWNLDTIEKPGFSPVNLDVLLEMATRESLSDTQMVAEQRAAMQDQSFPNPSIEAILHAIIPFDFVDHTHADAVVTLTNTPEGKMLVQKLYGENMLIIDYVMPGFELAKHIYAITRNIDWNTLSGMILMHHGVFTFDNDAARAYEKMIDIVTVAETYLSEHVTLACGDCEGKGDPAIAIAVGMEAAKLRGCDLYPLLIDSPRAQLFSILPNLEVLVKKGGLTPEHVIRIKPFPAIIDNDIAEGIAKFAQDYKAYFDANASSVHICLDLAPRYAVIKGVGIVVLGKDEKESRIIADIVKHTITAILCAEQLGGWGSLSLSQMFEMEYWELEQAKLKK; this is encoded by the coding sequence ATGACAAGCCTCTTTGACTCTTGCACCGCCGCCCGATTTCAAAACGACCCTCTTGCGATGCGTGTTTACACCTCTCAGCTTTTGGGTCAAAGCAAAGAGCTGGTGCTCCACGGCGGGGGCAATACTTCGGTGAAAATCGATAACATCCTCTACGTCAAAGGGTCCGGCTGGAACCTCGATACGATCGAAAAACCGGGATTTTCTCCTGTAAATCTGGATGTACTTCTGGAGATGGCAACGAGAGAAAGCCTCAGCGATACGCAGATGGTCGCCGAACAGCGTGCCGCCATGCAGGACCAAAGCTTTCCCAATCCCTCCATCGAAGCGATCCTCCACGCCATTATCCCTTTTGATTTTGTCGATCACACCCATGCCGACGCGGTCGTCACCCTTACCAATACCCCTGAGGGTAAAATGTTGGTTCAAAAGCTTTATGGCGAAAATATGCTCATTATCGATTACGTAATGCCCGGTTTTGAGTTGGCGAAACATATCTATGCAATCACCCGCAACATCGACTGGAACACCCTATCAGGGATGATTCTGATGCATCACGGCGTCTTTACGTTTGACAACGATGCTGCGCGCGCCTACGAGAAGATGATCGACATCGTCACCGTTGCCGAAACATACCTTTCAGAACATGTTACCCTCGCCTGCGGCGACTGTGAGGGGAAAGGAGACCCGGCTATTGCCATTGCGGTAGGTATGGAAGCAGCGAAACTGCGCGGATGCGATCTCTATCCTCTCCTCATTGATTCGCCGCGCGCACAGCTTTTCAGTATCCTTCCTAATCTCGAAGTGCTCGTCAAAAAAGGGGGACTCACCCCTGAACACGTTATCCGCATCAAACCTTTTCCCGCCATCATCGACAACGATATCGCTGAGGGGATCGCAAAGTTTGCACAGGATTACAAAGCCTATTTTGATGCCAATGCCTCCTCGGTGCATATCTGTCTCGATCTCGCCCCCCGCTATGCAGTGATCAAAGGAGTTGGGATCGTCGTACTGGGCAAAGATGAAAAAGAGTCCCGTATCATCGCCGATATCGTCAAACACACGATCACCGCAATCCTCTGCGCTGAGCAGCTCGGAGGGTGGGGATCGCTTTCGTTATCTCAGATGTTCGAGATGGAATACTGGGAATTAGAGCAGGCAAAATTAAAAAAATAA
- a CDS encoding 4Fe-4S dicluster-binding protein, whose amino-acid sequence MEKKGWDGFEIGAMLRSFDGEIRDIATTLPENRPYSVSNSFTASVADWRIEKPLFNKDYCIDCQFCWVYCPDMSIISRDKKMVGIDFDHCKGCGICVQVCPTNPKSLLMFPEQKDEEAALAEWPKKDTNKAHAEEAKED is encoded by the coding sequence ATGGAAAAAAAAGGATGGGATGGGTTCGAAATCGGTGCTATGCTTCGGTCATTTGACGGAGAAATACGCGATATCGCAACAACGCTTCCGGAAAATCGCCCTTATTCTGTATCGAACTCGTTTACGGCAAGTGTCGCTGACTGGCGAATCGAGAAGCCTTTGTTCAACAAAGACTACTGCATCGACTGCCAGTTTTGCTGGGTATATTGTCCGGATATGTCGATTATTTCACGCGATAAAAAGATGGTCGGAATCGATTTTGACCATTGTAAAGGGTGTGGGATCTGTGTGCAGGTTTGCCCGACCAACCCAAAATCGTTATTAATGTTCCCTGAACAAAAAGACGAAGAAGCAGCACTTGCCGAATGGCCAAAAAAAGATACCAATAAAGCTCATGCAGAAGAAGCGAAGGAAGACTAA
- a CDS encoding 2-oxoacid:ferredoxin oxidoreductase subunit alpha, whose protein sequence is MADTMELRDIEVWDGNMAASHALRQVQVDVVAAYPITPSTPIVENYAGFTANGYVDGEFVMTESEHGAMSCCIGAAAAGGRVATATSSQGFALMVETLYSASGMRLPIVLNVVNRAIGAPLNVNGDHSDMYMGRDSGWIQLDSYCPQEAYDLNFIAFKVSEDHDVRLPAMVHQDGFMTSHTAQGVHTLTDEAAYNFVGEYKPMNDMLDLDHPVTHGVQTEEDWHFEHKARQQHALMTAVFPKIEAAFAEFEKLTGRKYNLVEKYSMDDAEVAVVCMGTSVETAREVALEMRQNGIKAGVVGIRVFRPWPLEQIAAALKDVKAIAALDRSSPHGTVGALFNEISGSLFNTDTKAVLTNYIYGLGGRDLTKAHLVSIFTDLKANADAGKPTTPMQQYIGLRGPKLSFF, encoded by the coding sequence ATGGCTGATACAATGGAACTACGCGATATCGAGGTTTGGGACGGTAATATGGCGGCAAGCCATGCACTTCGCCAAGTGCAAGTGGATGTTGTTGCCGCTTACCCGATTACTCCCTCAACCCCTATCGTAGAAAATTATGCAGGATTTACGGCAAACGGCTATGTTGATGGCGAGTTTGTTATGACCGAATCTGAACACGGTGCTATGTCATGCTGTATCGGTGCGGCGGCTGCAGGCGGTCGTGTAGCTACAGCTACAAGTTCACAAGGTTTCGCATTGATGGTAGAGACCTTGTACTCTGCATCAGGTATGCGCCTTCCGATCGTTCTAAACGTCGTAAACCGCGCTATCGGTGCACCGTTGAACGTTAACGGCGACCACTCTGATATGTACATGGGACGCGACAGCGGTTGGATTCAGCTTGACTCATACTGCCCGCAAGAGGCGTATGACTTGAATTTCATCGCTTTCAAAGTCTCTGAAGACCATGATGTCCGTTTACCGGCAATGGTTCACCAAGACGGATTTATGACCTCTCACACGGCTCAAGGGGTTCATACCCTTACCGATGAAGCGGCATACAACTTCGTCGGCGAATACAAACCGATGAATGATATGCTCGATCTTGACCATCCGGTAACGCACGGGGTTCAAACGGAAGAAGATTGGCATTTCGAACACAAAGCGCGTCAACAACACGCTTTGATGACGGCAGTATTTCCAAAAATCGAAGCGGCGTTCGCTGAATTTGAAAAATTGACGGGCCGCAAATACAACCTTGTAGAAAAATACAGTATGGACGATGCGGAAGTAGCGGTTGTCTGTATGGGAACTTCGGTTGAAACGGCACGTGAAGTAGCTCTTGAAATGCGCCAAAACGGTATTAAAGCGGGTGTCGTCGGTATCCGCGTTTTCCGTCCGTGGCCATTAGAACAAATCGCGGCTGCATTAAAAGATGTGAAAGCGATTGCCGCATTGGATCGTTCAAGCCCGCACGGTACTGTCGGAGCACTTTTCAATGAGATCTCCGGATCATTGTTCAATACAGACACGAAAGCGGTATTGACAAACTACATCTACGGATTGGGCGGACGTGACTTAACCAAAGCACACTTAGTGAGTATCTTTACAGATCTTAAAGCAAATGCGGATGCGGGCAAACCGACAACCCCAATGCAACAATATATCGGTCTTCGCGGGCCGAAACTCTCTTTTTTCTAA
- a CDS encoding riboflavin synthase, translating into MFTGLIREMASVKSFGGNRLSLKAAHKPKLGDSIAINGTCLSVVSIESDGFSVELSPETLTHIATEKLSGKVHIEPAMMMGDRFEGHIVQGHIDTIGTIRSITDNGNSYDVIVDVDSEFIPLIPPKGSITIDGISLTVNEVMGEAFRLTIIPITMRETLFGTYKKGTRVNIETDVFARYMRHILTSSAKKDLTWNDIDHISSLY; encoded by the coding sequence ATGTTTACAGGTTTGATTCGTGAAATGGCAAGTGTCAAAAGTTTCGGCGGAAACCGCCTATCCCTCAAAGCCGCTCATAAACCGAAACTCGGTGACTCCATCGCCATCAACGGAACCTGCCTCTCGGTCGTCAGCATCGAGAGTGACGGCTTTTCCGTCGAACTCTCCCCTGAAACCCTGACGCATATCGCAACCGAAAAGCTGAGCGGAAAAGTCCATATCGAACCTGCCATGATGATGGGGGATCGGTTTGAAGGGCACATCGTTCAAGGGCACATCGACACGATCGGTACCATCCGTTCCATCACCGATAACGGCAACAGCTATGATGTCATCGTCGATGTCGATTCGGAGTTTATCCCCCTCATCCCCCCAAAAGGTTCCATCACGATTGACGGGATCAGTCTCACCGTCAATGAGGTTATGGGGGAAGCGTTCCGCCTCACTATCATCCCCATCACGATGCGCGAAACGCTGTTCGGCACCTACAAAAAAGGGACGCGGGTCAATATCGAAACCGACGTATTCGCCCGCTATATGCGCCATATTCTCACCTCATCGGCTAAAAAAGATCTCACTTGGAATGATATCGACCATATCAGTTCACTCTACTAG
- a CDS encoding thiamine pyrophosphate-dependent enzyme translates to MSEMKKIKNLKEFSTSADRFEGANLLCPGCAHSIIVREVLNATNDDLILAASTGCLEVCTAVYPYTSWDASWIHIGFENGSSAVAGAEAMYKALKTKGRLKQPDRTPKFVAFGGDGATYDIGFQWISGCFERGHNMMYVCLDNEVYANTGGQRSSSTPIGASATTTPAGRVSYGEKKNKKDMMAIMAAHGAPYVAQVAPNKWKDMVAKIQKGFAAEGPVYINAMSACTTEWKFAPEDTIAISDLATDSLVFPLYEIIDGTKLNITYRPKNIIPVRDYLGAQGRFKHLFTKQYEYLIDEWQARVDAKWDYLQRREEASV, encoded by the coding sequence ATGTCAGAAATGAAAAAAATTAAAAACCTCAAAGAGTTTTCCACTTCGGCGGATCGCTTTGAAGGGGCTAACCTTCTTTGCCCGGGCTGTGCCCACTCGATTATCGTACGCGAAGTTTTGAACGCTACGAATGACGATTTGATCCTTGCGGCTTCAACCGGATGTTTGGAAGTGTGTACGGCAGTTTATCCGTATACTTCATGGGATGCTTCATGGATCCACATCGGATTTGAAAACGGTTCATCTGCGGTAGCGGGAGCTGAGGCAATGTACAAAGCGCTTAAAACGAAAGGGCGCCTAAAACAGCCGGATCGTACTCCGAAATTCGTTGCATTCGGCGGAGACGGGGCAACTTACGATATCGGATTCCAATGGATTTCTGGATGTTTCGAGCGCGGACATAACATGATGTACGTTTGTTTGGACAACGAAGTCTATGCGAACACGGGCGGACAACGCTCTTCATCGACTCCGATCGGTGCATCGGCTACGACAACTCCTGCGGGACGCGTCAGCTACGGTGAGAAGAAAAACAAAAAAGACATGATGGCTATTATGGCGGCACACGGTGCTCCATACGTTGCGCAAGTCGCTCCGAACAAATGGAAAGACATGGTCGCAAAAATTCAAAAAGGGTTTGCAGCAGAAGGCCCGGTTTATATCAACGCGATGTCAGCGTGTACAACCGAGTGGAAATTTGCTCCTGAAGATACGATTGCCATCTCTGATTTGGCAACCGATTCATTGGTTTTCCCGTTGTATGAAATTATCGACGGAACCAAACTTAATATTACATACCGTCCTAAAAATATTATTCCGGTACGTGATTACCTCGGTGCACAAGGGCGCTTTAAACACCTTTTCACAAAACAATACGAATATTTGATCGACGAGTGGCAAGCTCGTGTCGACGCGAAATGGGATTATCTCCAACGTCGCGAAGAGGCAAGTGTCTAA
- a CDS encoding putative quinol monooxygenase, whose translation MKITKKVTFIAKEEHIATVKKLLEDMVAPSLKEPGCLFYYIFQSQTNPRKFFAVESWADEASLEEHKHTEHYAYYKSHYEPFVDDKYTEELDLLDEKAYGF comes from the coding sequence ATGAAAATTACGAAAAAAGTGACCTTTATCGCTAAAGAAGAGCATATCGCAACGGTCAAGAAACTATTGGAGGATATGGTAGCACCCTCACTCAAAGAGCCGGGATGCCTGTTTTACTACATCTTCCAATCACAAACCAATCCGCGCAAATTTTTCGCCGTCGAATCATGGGCTGATGAGGCGTCGCTAGAGGAGCACAAACACACCGAGCACTACGCGTACTACAAGTCCCACTATGAACCCTTCGTCGACGATAAATATACCGAAGAGTTAGACCTTCTCGATGAAAAGGCGTATGGGTTCTAA